From the genome of Papaver somniferum cultivar HN1 chromosome 2, ASM357369v1, whole genome shotgun sequence, one region includes:
- the LOC113348967 gene encoding proton pump-interactor 1-like isoform X2 — MQHGKRTLVEVKQLRKEIKQLEETREKVRANDIEMNRDFCQQRDAIYQTFKFGLVGRFRYQYMGLDLDTIRKKKQLLSRRIEYARKLERSIDDEIDTLRAQVAQSEMKKIAAYERLLELKRLRDNRNAKYYKFDRLLNNARALATSNDVAALEKLSSSQVEKFMSLWNRNKSFRDEYVQRILPSHDRPLGRDVQMKNPNFTFSILEGKNQESETNNAKFMKVIRRENELFQAKLHLQMNKQFVDKSSRKKISWYQNVAEEKLREYEKNLEKKNKKRGDRVHRSVCLTRK, encoded by the exons ATGCAACATGGGAAGAGAACATTGGTTGAGGTGAAGCAGCTTCGTAAGGAAATTAAACAACTTGAAGAAACTAGAGAGAAGGTTCGAGCTAATGACATTGAAATGAATCGTGATTTTTGTCAGCAGAGGGATGCAATTTATCAAACCTTTAAATTTGGGCTAGTTGGGCGTTTTCGGTACCAG TACATGGGTTTGGATTTGGACACAATTAGAAAGAAAAAGCAATTACTTAGTCGGAGAATTGAGTATGCGAGAAAACTAGAGAGATCTATTGATGATGAGATTGATACATTGCGAGCACAAGTGGCTCAaagtgagatgaagaaaattgcAGCATATGAACGCTTGCTTGAGCTGAAAAGATTACGTGACAACAGG AATGCCAAGTATTACAAATTCGATAGACTACTGAATAATGCAAGAGCTCTGGCTACAAGTAACGATGTAGCAGCCTTGGAAAAACTATCCAGTTCTCAG GTTGAGAAGTTCATGTCCTTGTGGaacagaaataaaagttttaggGATGAATATGTGCAAAGAATTTTACCATCCCATGACCGGCCTTTGGGTAGGGATGTACAGATGAAAAATCCTAATTTCACCTTTTCCATTTTGGAGGGAAAGAACCAAGAAAGTGAGACTAATAACGCGAAGTTTATGAAGGTGATAAGAAGAGAAAACGAGCTTTTCCAAGCTAAGTTACACTTACAAATGAATAAGCAGTTTGTAGATAAATCATCAAGAAAGAAGATTTCATGGTATCAAAATGTCGCTGAAGAGAAGCTACGG gaatatgagaagaatttggagaagaagaataagaaaagagGAGATCGAGTCCATCGCAGTGTTTGTTTAACTAGAAAGTAA
- the LOC113348967 gene encoding proton pump-interactor 1-like isoform X1, with protein MKQVRSLHYRMQHGKRTLVEVKQLRKEIKQLEETREKVRANDIEMNRDFCQQRDAIYQTFKFGLVGRFRYQYMGLDLDTIRKKKQLLSRRIEYARKLERSIDDEIDTLRAQVAQSEMKKIAAYERLLELKRLRDNRNAKYYKFDRLLNNARALATSNDVAALEKLSSSQVEKFMSLWNRNKSFRDEYVQRILPSHDRPLGRDVQMKNPNFTFSILEGKNQESETNNAKFMKVIRRENELFQAKLHLQMNKQFVDKSSRKKISWYQNVAEEKLREYEKNLEKKNKKRGDRVHRSVCLTRK; from the exons ATGAAGCAGGTTCGTAGCTTGCATTACCGGATGCAACATGGGAAGAGAACATTGGTTGAGGTGAAGCAGCTTCGTAAGGAAATTAAACAACTTGAAGAAACTAGAGAGAAGGTTCGAGCTAATGACATTGAAATGAATCGTGATTTTTGTCAGCAGAGGGATGCAATTTATCAAACCTTTAAATTTGGGCTAGTTGGGCGTTTTCGGTACCAG TACATGGGTTTGGATTTGGACACAATTAGAAAGAAAAAGCAATTACTTAGTCGGAGAATTGAGTATGCGAGAAAACTAGAGAGATCTATTGATGATGAGATTGATACATTGCGAGCACAAGTGGCTCAaagtgagatgaagaaaattgcAGCATATGAACGCTTGCTTGAGCTGAAAAGATTACGTGACAACAGG AATGCCAAGTATTACAAATTCGATAGACTACTGAATAATGCAAGAGCTCTGGCTACAAGTAACGATGTAGCAGCCTTGGAAAAACTATCCAGTTCTCAG GTTGAGAAGTTCATGTCCTTGTGGaacagaaataaaagttttaggGATGAATATGTGCAAAGAATTTTACCATCCCATGACCGGCCTTTGGGTAGGGATGTACAGATGAAAAATCCTAATTTCACCTTTTCCATTTTGGAGGGAAAGAACCAAGAAAGTGAGACTAATAACGCGAAGTTTATGAAGGTGATAAGAAGAGAAAACGAGCTTTTCCAAGCTAAGTTACACTTACAAATGAATAAGCAGTTTGTAGATAAATCATCAAGAAAGAAGATTTCATGGTATCAAAATGTCGCTGAAGAGAAGCTACGG gaatatgagaagaatttggagaagaagaataagaaaagagGAGATCGAGTCCATCGCAGTGTTTGTTTAACTAGAAAGTAA
- the LOC113348968 gene encoding ATP synthase subunit b', chloroplastic-like, with protein MANMIMASSSKTLITSPSIQSTPKFQLPQFTTLRIRSQANQTSSSNKIKTPTLNPNSLKSTAAIAAAVLTMAPPSLAAEIEKAALFDFNLTLPLIMAEFLILMFALDKIYYSPLGNFMDARDADIRGKLNSVKDTSSEVKELDEQAAAIMRAARAEIAAALNQMKKETTVEVEAQMAEGRKKLEAELAEALGNLENQKEETIKALDSQIAALSDEIVKKVLPV; from the coding sequence ATGGCAAACATGATCATGGCTTCCTCATCCAAAACCCTAATCACATCTCCTTCAATCCAATCAACTCCAAAATTCCAACTTCCccaattcacaaccctaagaatCCGAAGCCAAGCCAATCaaaccagcagcagcaacaaaatcAAAACCCCAACTCTAAACCCCAACTCTCTCAAATCAACAGCTGCAATTGCAGCAGCAGTTCTAACAATGGCTCCACCATCACTAGCAGCAGAAATTGAAAAAGCAGCATTGTTTGATTTCAATCTTACTCTACCATTAATCATGGCAGAATTCCTCATTCTTATGTTTGCTTTAGACAAGATTTACTACTCTCCATTGGGTAACTTTATGGATGCAAGAGATGCAGATATTAGAGGGAAATTGAACAGTGTTAAAGATACATCAAGTGAAGTCAAGGAATTGGATGAACAAGCTGCTGCTATCATGAGAGCAGCTAGAGCTGAAATTGCTGCTGCTTTGAACCAGATGAAGAAAGAAACAACTGTGGAGGTTGAAGCACAAATGGCTGAAGGAAGGAAGAAATTGGAAGCTGAATTAGCTGAAGCTCTTGGTAATCTGGAGAACCAGAAGGAAGAAACAATTAAAGCTCTTGATTCTCAAATTGCTGCTCTTAGTGATGAAATCGTTAAGAAGGTTCTTCCAGTCTAA